The following coding sequences lie in one Equus przewalskii isolate Varuska chromosome 25, EquPr2, whole genome shotgun sequence genomic window:
- the LOC139079239 gene encoding SLC35A4 upstream open reading frame protein-like produces MADDKDSLPKLKDLAFLKDQLESLQRRVEDEVNSGVGQDGSLLSSPFLKGFLASYVVVKLRASAVLGFAVGTCTAIYAAQAYAVSIVEKTLRDYLRSLCKGPD; encoded by the coding sequence ATGGCGGATGACAAGGATTCTCTGCCCAAGCTTAAGGACTTGGCGTTTCTCAAGGACCAGCTGGAGAGCCTGCAGCGGCGTGTGGAAGATGAAGTCAACAGTGGTGTGGGCCAGGACGGCTCGCTGTTGTCCTCCCCATTCCTCAAGGGCTTCCTGGCTAGCTATGTGGTGGTGAAACTGAGGGCATCAGCAGTATTGGGCTTTGCCGTGGGCACCTGCACTGCCATCTACGCAGCTCAGGCATATGCTGTGTCCATTGTGGAGAAGACATTAAGGGACTATCTGCGGTCACTGTGCAAGGGACCTGACTAG